One Pararhizobium sp. IMCC3301 DNA segment encodes these proteins:
- a CDS encoding TetR/AcrR family transcriptional regulator — MSMRKTAQDRKAEISRVVLDLAFEVGPDQVTTGMIANRMGLTQPAVYKHFPRKEDIWLTVTDNLSTRVAKNIAHAETEKLTPDARLRLLVMEHLQLVRDNPALPEIMVMRAKTDAHGALRSQMLTTMADFRKVLARNVAAAVAQGIFRRDLNPNDASTLILGIIQSLVLRMLLTRDPEVLMQDGERLLNLLLSGFAQLEGNA, encoded by the coding sequence ATGAGCATGCGGAAAACAGCGCAGGACAGGAAGGCGGAGATTTCGCGGGTTGTTTTGGATCTGGCATTCGAGGTCGGGCCCGATCAGGTAACCACAGGCATGATTGCCAATCGAATGGGGCTGACGCAACCCGCCGTCTACAAGCATTTCCCCCGCAAGGAGGATATTTGGCTGACGGTGACCGATAATCTGTCCACCCGTGTCGCAAAGAATATTGCCCATGCCGAAACGGAAAAGCTCACCCCCGATGCTCGTCTGCGCTTGCTGGTCATGGAGCACCTGCAGTTGGTACGGGATAATCCGGCATTGCCGGAAATCATGGTCATGCGTGCCAAGACGGACGCGCATGGTGCATTGCGATCGCAGATGCTAACCACAATGGCCGACTTCCGCAAAGTATTGGCCCGCAATGTAGCAGCGGCAGTGGCGCAAGGGATATTTCGCCGCGACTTGAATCCGAACGATGCGAGCACGCTCATTCTGGGAATAATCCAAAGCCTGGTACTGCGAATGTTGCTGACACGTGATCCGGAGGTGCTGATGCAAGATGGAGAACGATTGTTGAATTTACTGCTATCGGGCTTCGCACAATTGGAGGGAAATGCATGA